One genomic window of Luteitalea pratensis includes the following:
- a CDS encoding CbbQ/NirQ/NorQ/GpvN family protein: MSDYSRTDAAPSIGPDHHDGLRYPGPDAPFYLATGNEIAVFETCHARGLPVMLKGPTGCGKTRFVEHMAWRLGRPLVTVACHDDLSASDLTGRYLIRGSDTVWLDGPLTRAARHGALCYLDEIIEARQDTVVVIHPLTDDRRVLPLDKTGEILDAAPGFQLVISYNPGYQHGLKDLKPSTRQRFVALEFAFPSPELEAEIVEHESGIERDRAIALVTLTNRLRQLGDRGLAEVPSTRLIVAAARLVAGNIPVRAACHAALLGPLTDDPELLAAMHDLVTSTMP, encoded by the coding sequence ATGAGCGACTACAGCCGGACGGACGCCGCGCCATCGATCGGCCCGGATCACCACGACGGCCTCCGCTACCCGGGGCCGGACGCGCCGTTCTATCTGGCCACGGGCAACGAGATCGCCGTCTTCGAGACGTGCCACGCGCGCGGACTGCCGGTGATGCTCAAGGGGCCCACGGGATGCGGCAAGACGCGCTTCGTCGAGCACATGGCGTGGCGTCTGGGCAGGCCGCTCGTCACGGTAGCCTGCCACGACGACCTGTCCGCGAGTGACCTGACCGGCCGCTATCTCATTCGCGGCAGCGATACGGTCTGGCTCGACGGCCCACTCACGCGGGCGGCCAGGCATGGCGCCCTCTGTTACCTCGACGAGATCATCGAAGCCCGGCAGGATACCGTCGTGGTCATCCATCCGTTGACCGACGACCGGCGCGTCCTGCCGCTGGACAAGACTGGCGAGATTCTGGACGCAGCGCCCGGCTTCCAGCTCGTGATCTCCTACAACCCCGGCTACCAGCACGGCCTCAAGGACCTCAAGCCGAGCACGCGCCAGCGCTTCGTCGCCCTCGAGTTCGCTTTTCCGAGCCCGGAGCTCGAGGCGGAGATCGTGGAACACGAGAGCGGGATCGAACGCGATCGGGCGATCGCGCTGGTCACACTCACGAATCGTCTCCGCCAGCTCGGCGACCGAGGTCTGGCCGAGGTACCGAGCACACGCCTGATTGTTGCTGCCGCGCGCCTCGTCGCCGGGAACATTCCGGTGCGAGCGGCCTGCCATGCGGCGCTTCTCGGCCCCCTCACCGACGATCCCGAGCTGCTCGCAGCCATGCACGATCTCGTGACCTCGACGATGCCGTAG